The following are encoded in a window of Acropora muricata isolate sample 2 unplaced genomic scaffold, ASM3666990v1 scaffold_718, whole genome shotgun sequence genomic DNA:
- the LOC136906916 gene encoding uncharacterized protein produces the protein MPGWVHSELSKLVFKFFWKGKPDLVARVVVTQPTAAGGFSVVDIKSKVFSLLVQWVRRFSSSPSGWVSFFSYWCSVLLGKPASDVFACPSAFSTNSFPPFYRDLLVAWKEVDGSFSERRSSLIFASSSPHHVAAVSCMTSKCVYSFLMSESRGDPHCVEKFLPLYGVLYWPTTWRQLFFFDLDRPVIDLCWKIAHGVLFTADRLIGFGYSIDPSCFCGLASECLPHLFFSCPLAQSALSWLQSLMFRFSSLSPSLVCRHVLFGFSPDEVRSIPRIFVYMLNVCKFSIWKVRNDFRFRDVPPGACVVIEMVKSRVRFFLPLLFKRFKSPRRRRLFHRQWGASGVIGSVVDSSFFLSAF, from the coding sequence ATGCCGGGTTGGGTCCATTCTGAACTGTCTAAGCTGGTCTTTAAGTTTTTCTGGAAAGGTAAGCCTGACTTAGTGGCTCGTGTTGTAgtaactcagcctacggctgctggcggtttctcggttgtagatattaaatctaaagttttttctcttcttgtacagtgggttcgacgtttctcatcttctccgtctggttgggtctcctttttttcatattggtgttctgttcttcttggaaagcctgcttctgacgtttttgcttgcccttcagctttttccacgaattcttttcctcctttctatcgtgatttgttggtggcttggaaggaggtggacggttctttttctgagcgccgttcatctcttatctttgcctcttcgtctcctcatcatgttgctgctgtctcttGCATGACTTCAAAGTGCGTTTATTCGTTCTTGATGTCTGAAAGTCGAGGTGATCCCCACTGTGTGGAGAAGTTTCTCCCCTTGTACGGTGTCCTTTATTGGCCCACTACCTGgaggcagttatttttctttgatttagaccGCCCAGTCATTGACCTATGTTGGAAGATAGCACATGGGGTCCTGTTCACAGCTGATCGCCTTATCGGTTTTGGTTATTCGATCGACCCCAGCTGCTTTTGTGGCCTGGCGTCtgaatgtcttcctcatttgtttttttcttgtcctttagcTCAAAGTGCcctgtcttggctccagtccttgatgtttcgtttttcctctttgtctccttctttggtttgtcgtcatgttctctttggctttagtcctgatgaagttcgctccattcctcgtattttcgtgtatatgcttaatgtctgtaaattctctatttggaaagttcgtaatgattttcgctttcgtgatgttcctcccggtgcgtgtgtggtgattgagatggttaagtctcgcgtgaggttttttcttccccttctctttaagcgttttaagtctcctaggcgtcgtcgtttgtttcatcgtcagtggggtgcttctGGTGTTATTGGTTCTGTGGTTGATTCTAGTTTTTTCTTGTCGGCCTTCTga